A region from the Gossypium hirsutum isolate 1008001.06 chromosome A08, Gossypium_hirsutum_v2.1, whole genome shotgun sequence genome encodes:
- the LOC107928336 gene encoding protein PHOTOPERIOD-INDEPENDENT EARLY FLOWERING 1 yields the protein MASKGLRPKLEHETKARRQKALEAHKEPQRPKTHWDHVLEEMVWLSKDFESERKWKLAQAKKVALRASKGMLDQATRGEKKLKEEEQRLRKVALNISKDVKKFWMKIEKLVLYKHQMELDEKKKKTLDKQLEFLLGQTERYSTMLAENLVDPYKPVQQHPAQNQMNSPGKADMNEIDEPLDLNADADEDFSIHSDQESEDDEQTLEDDEALITAEERQEELAALHSEIDLPLEELLKRYAGETADGEGSPDNREDRHECTSGQDDSSKGNGSLISPSTPSSKVETTNLLVRRSKESNGGLSKSENYSSDIEASSPRNLSQSSGELPKDVSYDFSDEQEDGDFTLTGEETVHHMDDETTLLEEEELAKADSSNSIDEIALLQKESEIPVEELLRRYKKDFSADDTSGDESDYASAFSEDILDSSTMHQNVEAKEEGVSKDENLESSAPEGVEHPPAEKEAASPDRKSENGMESENRIADAAAAARSAQPTGNTFLTTNVRTKFPFLLKHPLREYQHIGLDWLVTMYEKRLNGILADEMGLGKTIMTIALLAHLACEKGIWGPHLIVVPTSVMLNWETEFLRWCPAFKILTYFGSAKERKLKRQGWLKPNSFHVCITTYRLVIQDSKVFKRKKWKYLILDEAHLIKNWKSQRWQTLLNFNSKRRILLTGTPLQNDLMELWSLMHFLMPHIFQSHQEFKDWFCNPISGMIEGQERVNKEVVDRLHNVLRPFILRRLKRDVEKQLPMKHEHVIYCRLSRRQRNLYEDFIASSETQATLASANFFGMISVIMQLRKVCNHPDLFEGRPIVSSFDMGGINIQLSSSVCSIVSPGPFSTVDLKGLGILFTDIDFSMTSWESDEVEALVTPKSLIEERVDQDNLEEIRPLSRHKGNLHGTNIFEEIRKALREERLREAKERAAAIAWWNSLRCRKKPVYSTTLCELVSVKHPAFDIHRKKVDNRSYLYSSKLAEIVLSPVERFQTMIHLVESFMFAIPAARAPAPVCWCSKTGTSVFLHPTFVEKCAENLFALLTPIRPAIVRRQVYFPDKRLIQFDCGKLQELEILLRRLKSEGHRALIFTQMTKMLDILEAFINIYGYTYMRLDGSTQPEERQTLMQRFNTNPKIFLFILSTRSGGVGINLVGADTVIFYDSDWNPAMDQQAQDRCHRIGQTREVHIYRLISESTIEENILKKANQKRALDDLVIQSGGYNTEFFKKLDPMELFSGHRTLSVKSQKEKNLNSGIKDSVSNADVEAALKYAEDEADYMALKKVEQEEAVDNQEFTEEAMSKVEDDEFANEDDMKADESTDQAGCMITSNKDDGLILNGSGSIEDKALILASKEDDVDMLADVKKMAAAAAAEGQAIPLLENQLRPIDRYAIRFLEVWDPIIDKGETEPEIGFEEAEWELDQIEKYKEEMEAEIDDDEEPLVYEKWDADFATEAYRQQVALAQHQLMEELEHEAKEKEEADEANFDAMNEMTSEPKAKSKKKKKPKKAKFKSLKKGSLNSEVKPAKQGTKAEPIFIDDDVDSPEELSYSDITPPSSNMQKKRKKIEIVHDSEEAKSSKKPKKLKKPSELHPGECVEVKPCESLSVELEQKPASRSKTGGKFSITSMPMKRVLMIKPEKLKKGNIWSKDCVPSPDSWLAQEDAILCAVVHEYGPNWSLVSDTLYSMTAGGFYRGRYRHPVHCCERFRELIQRHVFAAPDSLGNEKISYAGSGKALLKVTEDNIRMLLNFAATQPDHELLLQKHFTFLLSSVWRVTHHPEHRQNVSSARNGVRLGGRFLSPFLGHTPQRSAQEAAQRMKFTNLRECSKLLSAALHDASNRQWSEAGFLSDKEDSQVIEESLEITLEIQRENDDSMIPFPRVMNLSVYGPNPATSINKIAGEDHLKASSVLAENRFRAAAMAGVEGGQHWASAAFPANDSKTRSGSKLQSLGKHKLPASDTARPKSKLKKASTEHSDVPNLHAVQVFQTVSTIASKDPNLICDPTLVTNDGSWTNGVGSNFCSSMDEAFPSEVESLDIVPHNYTPGFISGLDDCSMLPDYTEIG from the exons GCTCTTGAAGCGCATAAAGAGCCTCAACGTCCTAAAACTCACTGGGATCATGTTTTAGAGGAAATGGTTTGGTTGTCGAAG GACTTTGAGTCAGAGAGGAAATGGAAATTGGCTCAGGCAAAGAAGGTTGCCTTAAGAGCCAGCAAGGGCATGTTGGATCAGGCCACCAGGGGAGAAAAGAAGTTGAAg GAGGAGGAACAGCGGTTGCGGAAAGTTGCACTTAATATTTCGAAGGACGTGAAGAAATTCTGGATGAAAATAGAGAAACTG GTGCTTTACAAGCATCAGATGGAGCttgatgagaaaaagaaaaagacactTGATAAACAACTTGAATTTCTTTTAGGGCAAACTGAGAG GTACTCAACAATGTTGGCAGAAAATTTAGTGGACCCATACAAACCTGTGCAACAACATCCTGCtcaaaatcaaatgaactcgccTGGTAAAGCAGATATGAATGAGATTGATGAACCCTTGGACTTGAATGCTG ATGCTGATGAAGATTTTAGCATACACTCTGATCAAGAATCA GAAGATGATGAGCAAACACTGGAGGATGATGAGGCTCTTATAACTGCTGAAGAAAGACAAGAAGAATTGGCAGCTTTGCACAGTGAAATAGATCTTCCACTTGAGGAGCTCCTTAAGCGATATGCTGGGGAAACAG CTGATGGAGAAGGTAGTCCGGATAATAGGGAGGACAGACATGAGTGTACATCAGGGCAAGATGATAGTAGTAAAG GCAATGGAAGCCTTATTTCTCCTTCCACTCCTTCCAGTAAAGTTGAGACAACCAACTTGCTTGTTCGTCGTTCT AAAGAAAGCAATGGTGGCTTGTCCAAGTCAGAAAACTACTCATCAGATATTGAGGCATCCTCCCCCAGAAATCTGTCACAAAGCTCTGGGGAGCTACCGAAAGATGTTTCATATGATTTCAGTGACGAGCAG GAGGATGGTGATTTTACCCTTACTGGAGAAGAGACAGTACATCATATG GATGATGAGACAACACTGTTGGAGGAGGAGGAACTAGCAAAAGCAGATTCTAGCAATTCCATAGATGAG ATTGCCTTACTGCAAAAGGAGAGTGAAATTCCTGTGGAAGAATTGCTTCGAAGGTATAAAAAG GACTTCAGTGCTGATGATACGTCTGGAGATGAATCGGACTATGCCTCAGCTTTTTCAGAGGACATCTTGGATTCTTCCACAATGCATCAAAATGTTGAAGCTAAGGAGGAGGGTGTTTCTAAGGATGAAAATCTTGAATCCAGTGCTCCCGAGGGAGTTGAACATCCTCCCGCAGAAAAGGAAGCAGCAAGCCCTGATAGAAAGTCagaaaatggaatggaaagtgAGAATAGAATTGCTGATGCTGCTGCTGCTGCGAGATCAGCACAACCAACTGGCAATACATTCTTAACTACTAATGTTCGTACAAAGTTCCCTTTTCTTCTCAAACACCCCCTTCGCGAATATCAGCATATTGGCTTGGACTGGCTTGTTACTATGTATGAGAAAAGGTTAAATGGAATACTAGCTGATGAAATGGGGCTTGGAAAGACAATCATGACAATTGCTCTTCTTGCACATCTAGCTTGTGAAAAGGGAATATGGGGTCCTCATCTCATTGTGGTTCCTACAAGTGTCATGCTTAACTGGGAAACTGAGTTTCTTAGATGGTGTCCTGCCTTCAAAATCCTGACATACTTTGGAAGTGCCAAAGAGCGCAAATTGAAGAGGCAAGGCTGGTTGAAACCAAACTCATTTCATGTATGCATAACTACTTACAGACTGGTTATACAGGATTCCAAGGTCTTCAAACGAAAGAAATGGAAATACTTGATCTTGGATGAAGCTCATCTTATTAAAAATTGGAAATCCCAAAGATGGCAAACTCTTTTGAACTTCAATTCAAAACGGCGTATCTTGTTGACCGGTACACCTCTGCAGAATGATCTCATGGAACTGTGGTCACTAATGCATTTTCTAATGCCCCACATTTTTCAGTCTCATCAAGAATTCAAAGATTGGTTTTGTAATCCTATATCGGGCATGATAGAAGGACAAGAAAGAGTTAACAAAGAGGTTGTTGATCGTTTGCATAATGTCCTCCGCCCTTTTATACTGCGCCGATTAAAAAGGGATGTCGAAAAGCAGCTTCCAATGAAACATGAGCATGTCATATATTGTAGGCTCTCAAGACGGCAGCGTAACTTGTATGAAGACTTCATTGCCAGCTCTGAGACACAAGCCACTCTTGCTAGTGCCAATTTTTTTGGGATGATCAGTGTTATCATGCAACTGCGAAAAGTCTGTAATCATCCCGACTTATTTGAGGGACGACCAATTGTGAGTTCTTTTGATATGGGTGGTATTAATATCCAGTTGAGTAGTTCTGTATGTTCAATTGTTTCACCTGGTCCATTTTCAACTGTAGATCTTAAGGGTTTGGGAATTTTATTTACTGATATCGATTTTAGCATGACGTCTTGGGAGAGTGATGAAGTAGAAGCTCTGGTTACTCCGAAAAGTTTAATAGAAGAACGTGTTGACCAGGATAATCTTGAGGAAATTAGGCCCTTGTCTAGACATAAGGGGAACTTGCACGGGACAAATATATTTGAAGAGATTAGAAAGGCTTTAAGAGAAGAGAGGCTAAGAGAAGCAAAAGAACGAGCAGCAGCAATTGCTTGGTGGAATTCTTTGAGATGCCGGAAAAAACCAGTTTACTCGACAACATTATGTGAACTGGTATCTGTGAAGCACCCTGCATTTGATATTCACCGTAAAAAGGTTGACAACCGATCCTACTTGTACTCCTCTAAGCTTGCTGAGATTGTTCTTTCTCCAGTTGAACGCTTCCAGACAATGATTCATCTGGTTGAGTCCTTCATGTTTGCAATCCCAGCAGCACGGGCCCCAGCTCCTGTTTGTTGGTGCAGCAAAACAGGAACTTCTGTGTTCCTGCATCCAACATTTGTAGAAAAATGTGCTGAAAACTTGTTTGCCCTTCTAACACCAATTAGGCCTGCAATTGTCCGTAGGCAGGTATATTTTCCAGATAAGCGATTGATACAGTTCGACTGTGGTAAGCTACAAGAGCTTGAGATTTTGCTACGAAGATTGAAGTCTGAAGGTCATCGGGCATTAATATTTACCCAAATGACCAAGATGCTTGACATATTGGAGGctttcataaatatatatggaTATACTTACATGCGGCTGGATGGGTCCACTCAACCTGAGGAGAGGCAAACATTAATGCAACGATTCAACACTAAtcctaaaatttttcttttcatcttatcAACCCGTAGTGGAGGAGTTGGTATTAACCTTGTTGGGGCTGATacagttatattttatgatagtgATTGGAATCCTGCCATGGATCAGCAAGCTCAAGATCGCTGCCATCGAATAGGACAGACACGTGAAGTGCATATCTATCGTCTAATCAGTGAAAGCACCATTGAAGAAAATATTTTGAAGAAAGCAAATCAGAAGCGTGCCCTTGATGACCTAGTTATACAGAGTGGAGGGTACAATACTGAATTTTTTAAGAAGCTTGATCCCATGGAATTGTTTTCGGGTCATAGGACTCTTTCTGTTAAGAGTCAGAAAGAGAAAAATCTCAACAGTGGCATCAAGGACTCTGTATCTAATGCTGATGTAGAAGCTGCTTTGAAGTATGCTGAAGATGAAGCAGATTACATGGCATTGAAGAAAGTTGAACAGGAAGAGGCTGTTGACAATCAGGAGTTTACAGAGGAAGCCATGAGCAAGGTGGAAGATGATGAGTTTGCAAATGAGGATGACATGAAGGCTGATGAGTCAACTGATCAGGCTGGATGTATGATCACTTCAAATAAAGATGACGGGCTAATATTGAATGGCAGTGGTTCTATTGAAGACAAAGCTCTTATTCTTGCTAGCAAAGAAGATGATGTTGATATGCTGGCTGACGTGAAGAAGATGGCTGCTGCTGCTGCAGCAGAAGGACAAGCTATCCCATTGCTTGAGAATCAGTTGAGACCAATTGATCGATATGCAATCCGTTTTCTGGAAGTATGGGATCCCATTATAGACAAAGGAGAAACGGAACCTGAAATTGGGTTCGAAGAGGCAGAATGGGAACTTGATCAAATTGAGAAGTACAAGGAGGAAATGGAAGCTGAGATTGATGATGATGAGGAACCTCTAGTGTATGAGA AATGGGATGCTGATTTTGCCACAGAAGCTTATCGGCAGCAAGTTGCTTTGGCTCAACATCag TTAATGGAAGAACTAGAACATGAAGCCAAGGAGAAGGAAGAGGCAGACGAAGCAAATTTTGACGCAAT GAATGAAATGACTAGTGAACCTAAGGCAAAAtctaagaagaagaagaagccgaAGAAAGCAAAGTTTAAATCTCTGAAGAAGGGATCTTTAAATTCTGAAGTGAAACCTGCAAAACAGGGCACAAAAGCAGAACCTATATTCATAGATGACGATGTCGACTCGCCAGAAGAGCTCTCTTATTCTGATATTACACCACCCTCTTCAAATATGCAGAAAAAGCGTAAGAAGATTGAGATAGTGCATGATAGTGAAGAAGCGAAGAGCTCAAAGAAGCCCAAAAAACTTAAGAAGCCTTCTGAGCTACATCCTGGTGAATGTGTGGAGGTAAAACCATGTGAGAGCCTTTCTGTTGAGCTTGAGCAGAAACCTGCTAGTAGGAGCAAAACTGGAGGCAAATTTTCCATTACATCCATGCCCATGAAACGAGTCTTAATGATAAAACCTGAGAAATTAAAGAAGGGTAATATCTGGTCTAAGGACTGTGTTCCATCTCCTGATTCTTGGTTGGCACAGGAGGATGCTATTTTATGTGCAGTTGTGCATGAATATGGCCCAAATTGGAGTTTGGTTAGTGACACACTCTACAGCATGACTGCTGGTGGCTTTTACAGGGGTAGATACCGCCATCCAGTTCATTGTTGTGAGAGGTTCAGGGAACTAATTCAAAGACATGTTTTTGCTGCACCGGACAGTTTGGGTAATGAAAAGATCAGCTATGCAGGCTCTGGGAAGGCTCTTCTTAAAGTAACAGAG GATAACATTCGAATGCTGTTAAACTTTGCCGCTACACAGCCAGATCATGAGTTGCTTCTTCAGAAGCACTTCACTTTCTTACTTTCATCTGTGTGGAGGGTGACGCATCATCCTGAACATCGACAAAATGTTTCATCTGCTCGGAATGGTGTTCGTTTAGGGGGAAGGTTTCTCAGTCCTTTTCTTGGCCACACACCTCAGCGTTCTGCACAGGAAGCAGCACAGAGGATGAAATTCACAAACTTGCGGGAGTGTAGCAAGTTGTTATCAGCTGCATTGCATGATGCGAGCAATAGACAATGGAGTGAAGCAGGTTTCCTCTCTGACAAAGAAGATTCTCAGGTGATTGAAGAAAGTTTAGAGATAACACTAGAAATCCAGAGGGAGAATGATGACTCTATGATTCCATTCCCACGGGTAATGAATTTATCAGTATATGGCCCCAATCCTGCTACATCTATAAACAAGATTGCTGGAGAAGACCATCTCAAAGCTTCTAGTGTTTTGGCCGAGAACCGTTTCAG GGCTGCAGCTATGGCTGGTGTCGAAGGTGGTCAGCATTGGGCTTCAGCTGCCTTCCCAGCTAATGATTCCAAAACACGGTCAGGGTCGAAATTGCAGTCCTTGGGGAAGCACAAACTGCCTGCATCAGACACAGCCAGACCTAAATCAAAACTGAAGAAGGCCTCAACGGAGCATAGTGATGTACCTAACTTACATGCCGTGCAAGTATTTCAAACAGTATCAACAATTGCATCAAAAGACCCCAACTTAATATGTGACCCAACATTGGTCACTAATGACGGCAGTTGGACCAATGGTGTTGGCAGCAATTTCTGTTCAAGCATGGATGAAGCCTTTCCATCGGAAGTAGAGAGCCTTGATATAGTCCCGCACAATTATACCCCTGGCTTTATTTCGGGACTCGACGATTGTTCAATGCTCCCAGACTATACTGAAATTGGATAA
- the LOC107928303 gene encoding uncharacterized ATP-dependent helicase C29A10.10c — protein sequence MDNIGLGTAATLMDLVFSWSIQDALNPILYKGQIKKIPTTFTSTAHYYSSFVAPLVEEIHADLLSAMSRLSRASSYQLHSIESETNYRAQTDFSYKIVLGKPGNSNQTGLVTYKPQAGDLAALTDVKPTCISDLNRPKMPYILAYVQSVDDSKLSVRSSKPIMIEQDMQRNKHIDLFFVFLTNLTTNVRIWNALHPNPMLADLSIINKVIQMNDEKECAVCLSEKDSVMIPSIKSYNLNDSQEAAITSCIKTWRCNHQNGHVKLIWGPPGTGKTKTVGLLLLVLLRMKCRAITCAPTLIAVMELASRVTRLVSGTLEYETYGLGDIVLFGSSERMGMDDHENLLHVFLDYRVGMLKKCFSPSTGWNASLSSMIDLLEDPRGQYGRYVTHRELGINQDEMDDPLTLEGFIKKRFFQYNEQLKFCVVNLYTHLPTARISLQVVTDMMVALNLLRSIETLLNRYDYGDERLSTATKTCLPVLESLAHSFRVPEYIHNFMIKNLCLDNAYLLFCTASSSSKLHTERTQELDLLVIDEASQLKECESIIPFQLPGLRQVVLVGDERQLPAMIRSKISGEAEFGRSMFERLVLLGKKKHLFNVQYRMHPAISSFPNKEFYDGLIMDAPIVKHRSHEKDFLHGNMYGAYSFINIAYGKEQFGHLLSKMNMVEVAVVCSIVGILFKEFNATKQRVSIGVISPYTAQVHAIEEKLKQTYSGCCSSSDSGFSVRVRSVDGFQGGEEDVLIISTVRSNLNGAVGFLSNRQRANVSLTRGRHCLWILGNETTFIKSNSVWTKLVLDAKTRGCFFNAHEDKHLNEAITTSLIDLQQFDILLTMDSPLFKHAKWKIWFSKDLKKSMSNIKNKEVHKQTIKVMEKLASGWHDDEKKKMIVGDDDGCCFGLLQVSLIGDGELSLVWSVELETVKENSEWVIQVLKVWDVLPLLDVAKVAQKLHILFAEYTAEKISRCRYRCTEGNLVVPMKWVVEDNPIEGHEDDKMQCLSTSGDAHSNLNPNSNSISNLNPSSTSNLNPNSNSSSLGFHYAIAIAIIAIIAMFVSKYLPWPIFFNITFFIFILAFLIQLLGFSL from the exons ATGGACAACATTGGTTTGGGCACAGCGGCTACTTTGATGGATTTGGTGTTCTCTTGGTCCATTCAGGATGCCCTCAATCCTATTCTTTACAAAGGCCAG ATAAAGAAGATCCCTACCACATTCACATCCACTGCACACTACTATAGCTCCTTTGTAGCTCCTCTTGTTGAAGAAATACATGCAGACTTGCTCTCGGCCATGTCAAGGCTGTCTCGAGCATCTTCGTATCAACTTCATTCCATCGAAAGCGAAACAAATTACAGAGCCCAAACAGATTTTTCTTACAAGATTGTTTTGGGAAAACCTGGGAACTCTAATCAGACCGGTTTAGTAACATATAAACCGCAGGCCGGGGATCTTGCCGCGTTAACCGATGTAAAACCAACGTGCATCAGCGACTTGAACAGGCCGAAAATGCCTTATATTCTTGCATATGTTCAATCCGTAGATGACAGTAAACTCTCTGTTCGGTCATCGAAACCAATCATGATCGAACAAGATATGCAAAGAAACAAACACATTGATCTCTTCTTTGTGTTTTTAACTAATTTGACGACGAATGTTCGTATATGGAACGCGTTGCACCCGAATCCGATGCTAGCGGACCTGTCGATAATCAACAAAGTTATTCAAATGAAT GACGAAAAAGAATGTGCCGTGTGCTTATCGGAAAAAGACTCGGTTATGATCCCTTCGATCAAATCTTACAATTTAAATGATTCCCAAGAAGCTGCGATCACAAGTTGCATTAAAACATGGAGATGTAACCATCAAAATGGTCATGTTAAGCTCATATGGGGTCCTCCAGGGACAGGGAAGACTAAAACAGTTGGTTTATTGTTGTTAGTTCTTCTAAGAATGAAATGCCGAGCGATTACATGCGCTCCGACGCTCATTGCGGTAATGGAATTGGCATCTCGGGTTACGAGATTAGTTTCTGGGACACTCGAATACGAAACATATGGACTCGGAGATATAGTTTTATTTGGGAGTAGCGAACGAATGGGAATGGATGATCATGAGAACTTACTCCATGTATTTCTAGACTATCGTGTTGGGATGTTGAAAAAGTGTTTTTCACCGAGTACCGGGTGGAACGCTAGTTTATCATCGATGATAGATTTACTCGAAGATCCACGAGGACAATACGGTCGATACGTAACACATCGAGAGCTTGGAATTAATCAAGATGAAATGGATGATCCTTTAACTTTAGAAGGATTTATAAAGAAGAGATTTTTTCAATACAATGAGCAACTCAAATTTTGTGTTGTAAACTTATACACTCACTTACCAACTGCTCGAATTTCGTTACAAGTTGTGACCGACATGATGGTAGCTCTCAATTTACTTCGATCCATCGAGACTTTGTTGAATCGTTACGATTACGGAGATGAAAGATTGAGTACCGCAACAAAAACCTGCCTGCCCGTACTCGAATCACTCGCTCATTCCTTCCGAGTTCCGGAATATATACACAACTTCATGATCAAAAACTTGTGTTTGGACAACGCGTACCTCTTGTTCTGCACTGCGTCGAGCTCATCGAAACTACATAccgaaagaacacaagagttagACCTTTTGGTTATCGACGAAGCTTCTCAACTCAAAGAATGTGAATCCATCATTCCGTTCCAACTTCCCGGTTTGCGCCAAGTTGTTCTCGTAGGAGACGAACGGCAACTTCCGGCGATGATACGAAGCAAGATTTCGGGTGAAGCTGAATTTGGAAGAAGTATGTTTGAAAGGCTTGTTTTATTAGGAAAAAAGAAACATTTGTTCAATGTTCAATATAGGATGCATCCAGCTATAAGTTCATTTCCAAATAAAGAATTTTATGATGGGTTAATTATGGATGCTCCAATAGTGAAACATAGAAGCCATGAGAAGGATTTTTTGCATGGGAATATGTATGGTGCTTATTCATTCATTAATATAGCATATGGAAAGGAACAATTTGGTCATCTTCTTAGTAAAATGAATATGGTGGAGGTTGCAGTGGTTTGCAGCATTGTTGGAATCCTCTTCAAAG AGTTCAATGCCACAAAACAAAGGGTGAGCATTGGGGTTATATCACCCTACACAGCTCAAGTACATGCAATAGAAGAGAAGCTTAAACAAACATACAGTGGATGTTGTTCTTCTTCAGACAGTGGGTTCAGTGTTAGGGTTCGATCAGTTGATGGGTTCCAAGGAGGTGAAGAAGATGTCTTAATCATCTCTACTGTTAGGTCTAACTTAAATGGAGCTGTTGGTTTTCTGTCTAATCGACAGAGGGCAAATGTTTCTTTGACACGTGGAAG GCACTGCCTTTGGATATTAGGGAACGAAACAACCTTCATTAAAAGCAATTCAGTATGGACCAAACTAGTCCTCGACGCCAAAACAAGGGGATGTTTCTTCAATGCCCACGAAGACAAGCATTTAAATGAAGCCATTACCACAAGCTTGATCGACCTTCAACAATTCGACATTCTATTAACCATGGATTCTCCATTGTTCAAGCATGCAAAATGGAAGATTTGGTTCAGCAAAGACTTGAAAAAATCAATGTCTAACATAAAGAATAAAGAGGTACATAAACAGACGATTAAGGTGATGGAAAAGCTTGCTAGTGGATGGCATGATGatgagaagaagaagatgatagtGGGGGATGATGATGGGTGTTGTTTTGGGCTGTTGCAGGTGAGTTTAATAGGGGATGGTGAGTTGAGTCTGGTTTGGAGTGTGGAACTGGAAACGGTGAAGGAGAATTCCGAGTGGGTCATTCAAGTTTTGAAGGTTTGGGATGTATTGCCATTGTTGGATGTAGCTAAGGTTGCACAAAAGCTCCATATTTTATTTGCAGAATATACAGCGGAGAAGATCAGTAGGTGCAGATATCGATGCACGGAAGG AAATTTGGTAGTTCCAATGAAATGGGTAGTGGAGGACAACCCTATTGAGGGGCATGAAGATGATAAAATGCAGTGCCTATCGACATCTGGGGATGCGCATTCCAATTTGAATCCCAATTCCAATTCCATTTCCAATTTGAATCCCAGTTCCACTTCCAATTTGAATCCCAATTCCAATTCCAGCTCCCTGGGTTTTCATTATGCCATAGCAATTGCTATAATTGCTATCATTGCCATGTTTGTATCCAAATATCTACCTTGGCCTATCTTCTTTaacattactttttttatttttattttagctttCCTAATCCAACTTTTAGGGTTCTCTCTCTGA